The Deltaproteobacteria bacterium nucleotide sequence TGCCCGCGACATGGGAACCCTGCCAGGCTTCCTTCCGGGTTATCAATCCCCGGAAGATCCCCTGGTAAGAAAAAAATTTGAAAAAGCCTGGGGTAAATCGCTGCTCTTGGGAAAAGGCTTAACGGCGTTGGCGATGATCAAGGCTGCCCGGGCGGGAAAATTGAAGGGAATGTACATCATGGGAGAAAACCCCCTTCGTTCCTTTCCTGAGGGCCCTTATGTGGAGGAGGCTTGCCGGAAATTGGATTTTTTGGTGGTGCAGGATCTCTTCCTTGGCGAGACAGCCAAGCTCGCTCATGTGGTTCTCCCCGCCTGCAGTTTTGCCGAAAAAGAAGGAACGATGACCAACACCGAACGTCGCGTCCAACGCCTGATAGCTGCCACCGAGCCGGTTGGTCAGAGCCTTCCCGACTGGAAAATTTTAGCGGAAATTTCCCGGCGAATGGGTTTGCCCAAAGATTATAGGTCGCCCCAAGAAGTTATGGAGGAAATCAAAGAGCTTGTCCCCATCTACGGGGGGATTACCTATGATCGCTTGGCCCAAGGAAGTCTGCACTGGCCTTGTTGGGATGAGCATGATCCAGGCCACCCTCATTTCTATGAAAAAGGTTGGTCATGGCCCCCCAAATATTTTTTAAACATGCCCCGGTTAAATAGCCAAGAAGGGAAAGAGAGAAGGAACAATTCTTTTCGCCTAATTTTAGGGTCAACGTTGTGGCACTTTGGCAGCGGGACCCGCAGCTTCCGATCACCCAAACTCAAGGGATTCCGCAGCCAAAGAATCTTGCAGATGAACCCGGGGGATGCTGTGAGGTTAGGGTTGAACGAAGGCAGCCGGGTGAAAATTTCTTCACCTCAAAAAGAGATGTCCTTTGGCATCTCTTGCCAGGAAGGTCTCCCGCCGGGAACCCTCTTTTTACCCGCTTCTCCAGGCGAGGAGAACGTCTATGACCTGTTACCCTTTCCCTCCGATTGGCCGATGGATTTTCCAGCTAAAAAGACAATTGAAGTTAAAGTGGAAAGGATTTGAACCATGGAAATGGAGAAGGTCCATTTTGCCCAGGAAGAAATGATGCGGGTCCAAAAAATAATTCAGGAGTATCAAGCCCAGAAATGGGGGTTGATTCCATTGCTGCAGAAGATCCAGGGGGAATTGGGATATATCCCCCAGGAGACTCTGAAGCCCATTGCCGAGGCCCTCAATCTATTTCCCAGCCAGGTCCAGGGGGTGGTTACTTTTTATTCTCAGTTTTCCCTTGCTCCGCGGGGCAAATACGTCATCCGGGTGTGCCGCGGGACGGCCTGTCATGTGCGGGGAGGAAGATCCATTCTGCGGATGGTTAAGCGGGAATTGGGTATTGATGAAAAAGAAACCTCGAAGGATTTCAAGTTCACCCTGGAAACAGTGGCCTGTCTGGGAGCCTGTTTCTTAGCCCCGACCATGATGGTGAACCGGAATTATTTTGGCCGGCTTTCCCCTCCCAAGATTATTTCCATATTGGGACAACATCAATAAAAGGATGGAATTCGTCCTAACATGACCAGACTTTTATCTTCTCAGGCCTTGAACGACTTTCGTGAGCGGATCTGCCGGGAATCCGATCCCCAAAAAACCTGCATCCGGATTTGCATGACCGGTTGCCGAGCCTATGGCGCAGCCGAAGTACGGAAGGCCTTTGAGGAAGAATTAAAAGCCCGGGGATTATCTACAAAAGTGGAGCTAAGAGATACCGGGTGCCAGGGGTTTTGCGCCCGGGCTCCGGTGGTTTCCATTGATCCTTACGGGTATTTTTACCAGGAAGTCACTACGGCCGACGTGGTCCATATTATCGCCCGTACCATTCAACAGGGGGAAATTCTGGGCCACCTTTTATACGAAGACCCTCGCAGCGGAATGAAGATCCCTTACTGGGAACAGATCCCCTTTTTCAAGGGGCAAACCCGGCGGGTGCTGGAACATTGCGGCCGGGTTGACCCAACCAAGATGATTCATTACATCGCCCGGAATGGATACGCCGGATTCCAGAAAGCTCTGATGATGACTCCCGAGGAAATCATCGGGACCATGGAGAGGTCTGGGCTAAGAGGTCGGGGGGGAGCGGGTTTCCCCACGGGCCGCAAGTGGCGCCTGGCCCACCTGTCCCCCCATTCCCCGAAGTATATCGTTTGTAATGCCGATGAAGGGGATCCAGGGGCCTTTATGGATAGAGCCGTTCTTGAGGGGGATCCCCACAGCGTCCTGGAAGGCATGCTCATCGGAGCCTATGCCATTGGGGCCGAGTACGGGTACATCTATGTGCGCGAAGAATACCCGATAGCCGTAGATCATTTAACCATCGCGATTCTCCAGGCGAAGGAACTGGGCCTCCTGGGGGAAAATATCCTGGGGAGCGGATTCAACTTTTCTCTGG carries:
- the nuoE gene encoding NADH-quinone oxidoreductase subunit NuoE yields the protein MEMEKVHFAQEEMMRVQKIIQEYQAQKWGLIPLLQKIQGELGYIPQETLKPIAEALNLFPSQVQGVVTFYSQFSLAPRGKYVIRVCRGTACHVRGGRSILRMVKRELGIDEKETSKDFKFTLETVACLGACFLAPTMMVNRNYFGRLSPPKIISILGQHQ